A window from Athalia rosae chromosome 5, iyAthRosa1.1, whole genome shotgun sequence encodes these proteins:
- the LOC125501147 gene encoding uncharacterized protein LOC125501147 isoform X1 yields the protein MNQSIDPPVKCGYCGWLIGGCNNIIQHKCFMHFTEENDLLHVDDNFVVTYIPRVDTISTNTQITTDETSQIEGRDEILIQAVFMRPALYNIKLPIKKRTKLKKDALWLEVGQALGGTMTTEAIKKRWQYLRDCFTKSRNKLMKYKPSGSAADILNKGKQCFRFYEQMSFLCDSLPSIPTVSNIEPSSTAAATSDDSGCSSVPPNCNISYVSPATSSGGSTSSSVDPFDVVNNSMRSPPPPSRTPTPGAKRRKTTADNNVELRSALVSALQEKVPQTDAVDGFLARLGEGLRRIPYRERCRLEISFLTQLMEVEDQLNLPD from the exons ATGAACCAGTCCATCGATCCC CCCGTCAAGTGTGGATATTGCGGATGGCTGATAGGGGGTTGTAACAATATTATTCAGCACAAGTGCTTCATGCACTTCACTGAAGAAAATGACCTGCTCCACGTTGATGACAATTTTGTTGTAACTTATA TCCCGAGGGTGGATACTATCTCAACAAATACGCAAATAACTACCGACGAGACCTCCCAAATTGAAGgaagagatgaaattttgataCAAGCCGTATTCATGAGACCTGCACTTTATAATATCAAGCTGCCCATCAAGAAGCGAACAAAACTTAAAAAGGATGCACTGTGGCTAGAAGTTGGCCAAGCGcttggag GAACAATGACAACTGAGGCGATCAAGAAGCGATGGCAATATTTAAGGGATTGTTTCACCAAATCGAGAAATAAACTTATGAAGTACAAGCCAAGTGGGTCTGCTGCTGACATTTTGAACAAAGGAAAACAATGTTTCCGGTTCTATGAGCAAATGAGTTTTTTATGCGACTCGCTACCAAGCATTCC AACTGTGAGTAATATTGAGCCATCTTCAACCGCAGCCGCCACCTCAGATGATAGTGGATGTTCTAGTGTTCCGCCTAACTGCAACATTTCGTATGTTTCTCCTGCTACTTCGTCAGGGGGATCGACATCTTCGTCTGTTGACCCATTCGATGTAGTGAATAATTCAATGAggtcaccaccaccaccctcaAGGACTCCAACACCAGGAGCAAAAA GGCGAAAGACCACAGCTGACAATAACGTCGAATTGCGATCTGCACTAGTATCTGCATTGCAAGAAAAAGTACCACAAACAGATGCAGTGGACGGGTTCCTGGCTAGGCTGGGCGAAGGCTTGCGGAGGATTCCGTATCGTGAGAGATGCCGACTAGAAATTAGTTTCCTAACCCAGCTGATGGAGGTTGAAGATCAATTAAATTTACCAGACTGA
- the LOC125501157 gene encoding tigger transposable element-derived protein 4-like: protein MSSQRRRASTIEEKGAIIARLKNGELNQSHAKEFGVSHLTISVILRNKDGIKQSFNSNVLKPKQLRKSRLENVDEALIRWFKITRNKEIPISGPMLRKKAHASAARFGIPEFNCFASWISRFEGRHNIVAGKIVGESSSVDQNSTTNWLTSVWPNLRRQFSDDEIVNADETGLFYKSIPNKTLKFRGENCSRGKMSKNRISVMVAANMSSTKKKKLLVVGKSEKPRRSKSIKSLPVDYANNHRAWMTSEISGKWLRDRNRDLVKKKKKISSLVDNCPAHTKVTDLLVYNTCFPSVGHNISTTADESRHGTIT, encoded by the coding sequence atgtcatctcAACGTCGTAGAGCATCCACGATTGAGGAGAAAGGTGCAATAATAGCcagattgaaaaatggagaattgAACCAATCTCACGCAAAGGAATTTGGCGTGAGTCATTTGACAATCTCAGTGATTCTCAGAAACAAGGATGGGATTAAGCAATCGTTCAATTCAAACGTTTTGAAACCGAAGCAGCTTCGAAAATCGCGACTAGAAAATGTTGATGAAGCGTTAATTCGGTGGTTTAAAATCAcgagaaacaaagaaatacCTATCAGCGGCCCTATGCTACGGAAAAAGGCGCATGCTTCCGCCGCGCGTTTTGGTATTCCCGAATTCAATTGTTTCGCAAGCTGGATCAGTCGTTTTGAGGGTCGACATAACATTGTGGCGGGAAAAATTGTCGGTGAATCTTCGTCTGTTGATCAAAATTCAACAACGAACTGGTTGACGTCTGTATGGCCGAATCTACGAAGACAATTCTCTGATGATGAAATAGTTAATGCTGATGAAACTGGACTGTTTTACAAATCAATACCGAACAAAACTCTGAAATTTAGAGGTGAGAATTGTAGTAGAGGCAAGATgtcgaaaaatagaataagtGTCATGGTAGCAGCCAATATGAGcagcacgaaaaaaaaaaaattgcttgtTGTTGGGAAGTCAGAAAAACCAAGACGTTCTAAAAGTATCAAATCGTTGCCTGTCGATTATGCTAACAATCATAGAGCTTGGATGACGTCAGAAATTTCTGGAAAATGGCTGCGAGATCGAAATCGTGATttggtgaagaaaaagaaaaagatttcatCGCTGGTAGATAATTGCCCGGCGCATACAAAAGTTACTGATTTGCTAGTCTATAACACTTGCTTTCCGTCCGTCGGACACAACATCAGTACTACAGCTGATGAATCAAGACATGGTACGATCACTTGA
- the LOC125501147 gene encoding uncharacterized protein LOC125501147 isoform X2 encodes MHFTEENDLLHVDDNFVVTYIPRVDTISTNTQITTDETSQIEGRDEILIQAVFMRPALYNIKLPIKKRTKLKKDALWLEVGQALGGTMTTEAIKKRWQYLRDCFTKSRNKLMKYKPSGSAADILNKGKQCFRFYEQMSFLCDSLPSIPTVSNIEPSSTAAATSDDSGCSSVPPNCNISYVSPATSSGGSTSSSVDPFDVVNNSMRSPPPPSRTPTPGAKRRKTTADNNVELRSALVSALQEKVPQTDAVDGFLARLGEGLRRIPYRERCRLEISFLTQLMEVEDQLNLPD; translated from the exons ATGCACTTCACTGAAGAAAATGACCTGCTCCACGTTGATGACAATTTTGTTGTAACTTATA TCCCGAGGGTGGATACTATCTCAACAAATACGCAAATAACTACCGACGAGACCTCCCAAATTGAAGgaagagatgaaattttgataCAAGCCGTATTCATGAGACCTGCACTTTATAATATCAAGCTGCCCATCAAGAAGCGAACAAAACTTAAAAAGGATGCACTGTGGCTAGAAGTTGGCCAAGCGcttggag GAACAATGACAACTGAGGCGATCAAGAAGCGATGGCAATATTTAAGGGATTGTTTCACCAAATCGAGAAATAAACTTATGAAGTACAAGCCAAGTGGGTCTGCTGCTGACATTTTGAACAAAGGAAAACAATGTTTCCGGTTCTATGAGCAAATGAGTTTTTTATGCGACTCGCTACCAAGCATTCC AACTGTGAGTAATATTGAGCCATCTTCAACCGCAGCCGCCACCTCAGATGATAGTGGATGTTCTAGTGTTCCGCCTAACTGCAACATTTCGTATGTTTCTCCTGCTACTTCGTCAGGGGGATCGACATCTTCGTCTGTTGACCCATTCGATGTAGTGAATAATTCAATGAggtcaccaccaccaccctcaAGGACTCCAACACCAGGAGCAAAAA GGCGAAAGACCACAGCTGACAATAACGTCGAATTGCGATCTGCACTAGTATCTGCATTGCAAGAAAAAGTACCACAAACAGATGCAGTGGACGGGTTCCTGGCTAGGCTGGGCGAAGGCTTGCGGAGGATTCCGTATCGTGAGAGATGCCGACTAGAAATTAGTTTCCTAACCCAGCTGATGGAGGTTGAAGATCAATTAAATTTACCAGACTGA
- the LOC125500921 gene encoding protein ALP1-like — protein MDAETSLISISVLWIKWRKIRQPSQQRIMRRKLLKLLTMHEFMEAEEHQRPRRFWVRPIFELESRLRQGASNNLVREMLLHDHEKYITYFRMTPECFEKLLALTGPNLTKKTVVRTPISARTRLEIVLRYLASGDSMVSISFAFRIGNNTASKIIAEGCEEIWQCLKDTVFLVDNAENWTSVAEDFEAKWNFPNCIGAIDGKHVTLQAPANSGSTFYNYKGSHSIVLLACSDAHYRFTLVDIGAEGRQSDGGVFRNSEMGGTFEGDRFQLPSSRAVSSDGPILPYVLVADEAFPLTEYMMRPYPRSRALDRRKKVFNYRLSRARRVVESAFGILAAKWRIFRKPIEASVPTAKKIVQAACCLHNYILSYEAETPLRPRFYSTLSTDERCATSLGLSDIQYLGPHTRSRHATQIREDYATFFEGAGAVPWQWERAMQNDF, from the exons ATGGATGCAGAAACTTCATTGATATCCATCTCTGTTTTGTGGATAAAGTGGCGTAAAATTCGGCAGCCTTCGCAGCAGCGAATTATGCGCAGAAAGTTGTTGAAGTTATTGACGATGCACGAATTTATGGAGGCTGAAGAACACCAACGACCTCGCAGATTTTGGGTGCGACCGATATTTGAATTGGAAAGTCGACTTCGCCAGGGTGCAAGCAATAACTTAGTTCGAGAGATGCTGTTACATGATCATGAGAagtatattacgtattttcGAATGACGCCTGAATGTTTTGAAAAGTTGCTGGCTCTCACAGGACCCAACTTGACAAAAAAGACGGTAGTGCGTACTCCAATCTCAGCTCGTACTCGACTCGAAATCGTACTGCGTTATCTGGCATCCGGGGACAGTATGgtatcaatttcatttgccTTTAGAATCGGAAACAATACTGCATCTAAAATTATTGCTGAAGGTTGTGAAGAAATTTGGCAATGTTTAAAAGACACAGTATTCTTGGTTGACAACGCAGAGAATTGGACATCTGTAGCAGAAGATTTTGAAGCAAAATGGAATTTTCCGAATTGTATTGGGGCTATTGATGGGAAACACGTCACGCTGCAA GCTCCAGCAAATAGTGGTTCCACATTTTATAACTATAAGGGCAGTCACAGCATAGTACTGCTGGCGTGTAGTGATGCGCACTATCGCTTCACATTAGTGGATATTGGAGCAGAAGGTCGTCAGAGCGATGGCGGGGTCTTCAGAAATAGTGAGATGGGTGGTACGTTTGAGGGAGATCGGTTTCAACTACCTTCATCTCGAGCTGTTAGCAGTGATGGACCAATCTTGCCATATGTTCTTGTGGCTGATGAAGCTTTTCCGCTCACAGAATACATGATGAGACCTTATCCTCGAAGCCGTGCATtagatcggagaaaaaaagtctttAATTACCGGCTCAGTAGGGCTCGCAGAGTGGTTGAAAGCGCATTTGGTATTCTTGCAGCAAAATGGAGGATCTTTCGTAAGCCAATTGAGGCATCTGTACCCACTGCTAAGAAAATTGTGCAAGCAGCGTGTTGCCtccataattatatattatcgtaCGAGGCAGAAACGCCTTTGCGGCCaagattttattcaactttaaGCACTGATGAACGGTGTGCAACCTCCCTTGGGCTTTCTGACATCCAATATCTTGGACCACACACACGCAGTCGACATGCAACACAGATAAGGGAAGACTATGCTACCTTTTTCGAAGGCGCAGGTGCAGTTCCCTGGCAATGGGAGAGAGCAATGCAgaacgatttttaa
- the LOC125500920 gene encoding protein ANTAGONIST OF LIKE HETEROCHROMATIN PROTEIN 1-like, translated as MDSETVLLYIGTIWVKWKAVKNIWQREVMRRKLLSLIHIYETLNPERGDCQRNFWVRPIFTTECRLRQGASDNLVKEMESADKEKYINYFRMTPELFNKLFTVLEPGLTKQTVVRDPIPARTRLEITLRYLASGDSMMSISYAFRVGHNTVSKIVKEGCDKIWNTLKDSVFLTPNVNNWKAIAESFNEKWNFPNCIGAIDGKHVVLQAPPNSGSMYYNYKGTHSLVLLACSDAHYRFTLIDIGAEGRRSDGGIFRTSNIGKRFEEDSLQLPPPQSVYGSSGPILPFVLLGDEAFPLSKYMMRPYPRSSALNRTKKVFNYRLSRARRVVESAFGIMSAKWRIYRRPIIASMSTATKIVQATCCLHNYIISHEAEMPTAQRFYSILSTEERSAGSYALRDIENAGLASHSVHATRVREQYANFFEGEGAVPWQWERVMRNDF; from the exons ATGGATTCTGAAACTGTGTTGTTATATATTGGAACTATTTGGGTTAAGTGGAAAGCAGTTAAGAACATCTGGCAGAGAGAAGTTATGCGCCGTAAATTGTTAAGTTTAATTCATATTTATGAGACTTTGAACCCAGAGAGAGGTGATTGCCAACGAAATTTCTGGGTCCGCCCAATATTCACAACAGAATGCCGATTACGACAGGGTGCAAGTGACAATTTGGTCAAAGAAATGGAATCAGCTGACAAAGAGAAATACATCAATTACTTTAGAATGACACCGGAACTCTTTAATAAGTTATTTACTGTGCTGGAACCTGGCCTAACAAAACAAACTGTGGTTCGTGACCCGATTCCTGCCAGAACCCGATTGGAAATTACCCTTCGTTATTTAGCATCGGGCGACAGCATGATGTCAATCTCTTATGCTTTTCGGGTTGGACACAACACCGTTTCCAAAATTGTAAAAGAAGGTTGTGACAAAATATGGAACACTTTGAAGGATTCAGTATTTTTGACGCCGAATGTAAATAATTGGAAAGCAATAGCTGAGAGCTTTAATGAAAAGTGGAACTTCCCTAATTGTATAGGAGCTATTGATGGCAAACATGTAGTACTGCAA gcACCACCGAACAGTGGTTCAATGTACTACAACTACAAGGGGACTCACAGTTTGGTCTTGCTAGCATGCAGCGATGCACACTATCGGTTCACTCTGATCGACATCGGTGCTGAAGGACGCCGAAGCGATGGGGGTATATTCCGGACTAGCAATATTGGCAAACGATTCGAAGAGGATTCACTTCAACTTCCTCCGCCACAATCTGTTTATGGCAGCAGTGGACCAATTTTGCCTTTTGTATTGCTCGGCGATGAAGCTTTCCCACTGTCTAAATATATGATGAGACCATATCCCCGGAGTTCTGCACTAAATAGAACGAAAAAGGTTTTTAATTATAGGCTGAGCAGGGCACGAAGAGTGGTAGAAAGTGCATTTGGAATTATGTCAGCGAAGTGGAGAATTTATCGTCGGCCAATTATTGCATCCATGTCCACCGcaacaaaaattgttcaagCAACATGCTGCTTACACAATTACATAATTTCACATGAAGCTGAAATGCCCACTGCACAGAGATTTTACTCCATCCTAAGCACCGAAGAACGTAGCGCCGGTTCTTATGCCCTCCGTGACATAGAAAATGCTGGTTTGGCATCACACAGCGTTCATGCAACACGAGTCAGGGAGCAAtacgcgaattttttcgaaggtgAGGGTGCAGTGCCCTGGCAATGGGAGAGAGTCATGAGGAACGACTTCTAA
- the LOC125501091 gene encoding uncharacterized protein LOC125501091, translating into MTNCIDADKNKSSAKITLLDAILMVDDAWNKKFLLQTDPNTSHSVRIIQDVQHDHSYGSSPRRTLKQLLFTRQKLAAVRKTAKVLQQKVKRLNKSVTSLKEVVRKLRQKNLVSEDSSYSLEAFHNIPLDIFSRMIENHRLGTLSREKYPADLGCFALTLQFYF; encoded by the exons ATGACTAATTGTATTGATGCTGATAAGAACAAGTCTTCCGCAAAAATAACGTTGCTAGATGCAATTCTGATGGTTGATGATGCTTGGAATAAAAA ATTCTTACTCCAAACAGATCCAAATACATCTCATTCTGTGAGGATAATCCAGGATGTGCAACACGACCATTCCTATGGAAGCAGTCCACGCCGTACACTCAAACAGCTCCTCTTCACCAGGCAGAAACTGGCAGCTGTGCGAAAAACGGCGAAGGTTCTGCAACAAAAAGTGAAGCGGTTGAACAAATCAGTGACATCGCTGAAAGAAGTGGTACGCAAATTAAGACAGAAGAACCTGGTTAGTGAAGACTCATCCTACTCCTTAGAGGCATTCCATAATATTCCTCTAGATATCTTTTCCCGCATGATTGAAAATCACAGACTTGGGACGCTTAGTAGGGAGAAATATCCGGCAGATTTGGGATGCTTTGCCTTAACCCTGCAATTTTACT TTTAA
- the LOC125500922 gene encoding uncharacterized protein LOC125500922: MNSSVGPPVKCGYCGWLIQGCNNIIMHKCLEHYNEYIHYLKVDDNFVVTLIPRPDATQNAVSTQDPATTEIVSYRQTATEGVDNDPNFDERLIDAVSERPALYNIRLPVKDRTKLKMQSLWLEVSNVLGGTTPEDAKKRWQYLRDCYIKDKNKQLKYVPSGSAADPSKKTSFRFYERMRFISDQLPNTESVSNLAEPQSPQDSGRFSLSPQGNVELRTVLPGPSSTSSTTSYTSIRPERHTTMSPTPPPRTPTPGSKKRKTDDSNASVRSALLTALQQPVPQPDAVDGILMRLGEGLRRLPYRERAALEIKFLTLLMEAEGRLNLPEVP, encoded by the exons ATGAATTCATCTGTAGGTCCT CCTGTTAAGTGTGGATACTGCGGTTGGCTAATACAAGGATGTAACAACATCATAATGCACAAGTGCTTAGAGCACTATAATGAGTACATCCACTATCTGAAAGTTGATGACAATTTCGTTGTAACATTGA TACCAAGGCCAGATGCCACACAAAATGCTGTCAGCACACAAGATCCAGCTACCACAGAGATTGTCAGTTATCGACAAACAGCAACGGAAGGGGTTGACAATGACCCGAATTTTGATGAGCGCCTCATCGATGCTGTTTCCGAAAGACCTGCACTCTACAACATCAGACTTCCTGTGAAAGAcagaacaaaattaaaaatgcaATCACTGTGGTTGGAAGTCAGCAATGTCTTAGGAG GCACAACCCCGGAAGATGCAAAGAAGAGATGGCAATATTTGCGTGATTGCTATATTAAGGACAAAAACAAGCAGCTGAAATACGTACCTAGTGGGTCTGCAGCTGATCCttcaaaaaaaacttcatttcgCTTTTACGAACGAATGAGATTTATAAGCGACCAATTACCAAATACAGA ATCTGTTAGTAATTTAGCTGAGCCACAATCACCTCAAGATAGCGGCCGCTTCAGCTTGTCACCCCAAGGGAACGTCGAGTTGCGCACTGTTCTTCCCGGTCCATCATCAACGTCATCCACAACCTCTTACACGTCAATACGCCCTGAACGTCACACAACAATGTCACCTACGCCACCTCCTAGAACTCCGACGCCAGGCAGCAAAA aGCGCAAAACAGACGATAGTAATGCAAGTGTGCGTTCTGCATTACTAACTGCTTTGCAGCAGCCTGTGCCACAGCCAGATGCGGTTGATGGCATACTGATGCGACTAGGTGAAGGTCTGCGGAGACTGCCATATCGCGAAAGAGCAGCGTTAGAAATAAAGTTTTTGACGCTACTAATGGAAGCTGAAGGTAGACTGAATTTACCAGAAGTCCCTTGA